The Montipora capricornis isolate CH-2021 chromosome 3, ASM3666992v2, whole genome shotgun sequence genome window below encodes:
- the LOC138042063 gene encoding neural cell adhesion molecule 2-like, producing MAFFFGSFLLFLTLYLIQKAEAQDNFKIVQPWPGNIYPIEFTSAKVTCVAFDSTGIKTPDRIDFRRKNRYADYTTLKENGKLHFTNRTEMVAEGGKQLKKLFVTMFIKNVTQEDDSHVGSLGRYECHAFAVGDSSPSMHGFTINVITYDELPRVHVTKPGVLQHGQNVAMTCNLTNTGRADLKKISWFKNEMLLQVMRCPDPRSPEDCLAPLVIKDAGTKDGGSYTCVLEVLVRNSLKYNVTDVAMITVAPWIDKALEELKVDKKKGQQVSFECRAEGFPLEVQWQVEAFKKDSIIPSKCINESDEKYGMKKSGKDESYILTVSDLEYSDAGYYYCCLSSNCSSSHSNRDNCQRFTLVVSGQRSTRQICDSCVLVMLFLSTTLISARNKL from the exons CTCAGGACAACTTTAAAATCGTTCAGCCGTGGCCTGGTAACATATACCCGATTGAGTTCACATCCGCCAAAGTCACCTGTGTGGCTTTTGATTCTACGGGGATAAAAACTCCAGACAGAATCGACTTTAGGAGGAAAAACCGATATGCTGATTACACAACCTTAAAAGAGAATGGCAAGTTGCATTTTACAAACCGAACAGAGATGGTAGCCGAAG GTGGAAAGCAATTGAAGAAGCTTTTTGTTACAATGTTCATTAAAAATGTTACCCAAGAAGATGACAGTCATGTCGGATCGCTGGGAAGGTATGAGTGTCATGCTTTTGCAGTCGGTGACTCTTCCCCAAGTATGCATGGATTCACTATCAATGTGATCACAT ATGACGAACTTCCCCGAGTTCATGTCACGAAGCCTGGAGTTTTGCAACATGGACAAAATGTCGCGATGACGTGCAACTTAACAAACACGGGAAGAGCGGACCTCAAGAAAATATCGTGGTTCAAGAATGAAATGTTATTGCAAGTTATGCGATGTCCAGATCCAAGAAGTCCTGAGGATTGTTTGGCACCGTTAGTTATCAAGGACGCTGGTACAAAAGACGGAGGTAGTTACACCTGTGTTCTTGAAGTGCTTGTACGCAACTCCCTGAAGTATAACGTGACAGATGTCGCAATGATCACGG TTGCTCCGTGGATTGATAAAGCCTTGGAGGAACTCAAGGTTGACAAGAAAAAGGGACAACAAGTGTCGTTTGAGTGCAGAGCTGAAGGATTTCCATTGGAAGTTCAATGGCAAGTGGAAGCATTTAAGAAGGACTCCATAATACCTTCCAAGTGTATAA ATGAATCAGATGAAAAGTACGGAATGAAGAAAAGTGGAAAGGACGAGTCTTACATCTTGACGGTATCGGACTTAGAATACAGTGATGCTGGATATTATTACTGTTGTCTTTCATCCAACTGCTCATCAAGTCATTCCAACAGAGATAACTGCCAGCGTTTCACTCTTGTCGTTAGTGGACAAAG ATCAACTCGTCAAATATGCGACAGCTGTGTGCTGGTGATGCTATTTCTAAG